One genomic window of Deinococcus planocerae includes the following:
- the casA gene encoding type I-E CRISPR-associated protein Cse1/CasA translates to MKPPAPTFNLIDAPWLSLRPLDGGPVREVGLWEALTEARSHQRIDDPSPLVTVALLRLCLAVLHRALQGPKDAAQAAGWYRDGFPAGQVEAYLDRWQGRFDLFGGAPFWQVADLTPELEDGRYRSHWTRLGAEVGSANTTPLFNPAARPGGERRDALSLAGAARRLVEAQTFMLGGLIKRFTTAAKAAPVATAALTVPQGRTLHETLCLNLVPLAAGELEADRPVWEREPLTVADVRAYHEHGRTRAPQGPVDRYTWVSRSVRLHPEPGPDGGEVVRVVGFAAGVPLEGSGEGAGLNVDPHVALRPGGDPRAPALFPQKLRREVLFWRDLAALLPDPQDTATVTAAGKVRSVPGVPPRAVAHAREVLKALRPAPAPPPPGLSREERRAWVVEAARRSGAQPVIPVSVFGQITDQGKGFAFRQEEYTLPEAFVNDPAAFAKQIHTALSDAKTVGEGLRQATRRLAGEVLSRGGTREPHKDDVTRLADGLPTLPTFWARLEAPFRVYLAALDLDAGEALAAWHRTLTHAAWDAWALALEGVGDSRANASAAYRPRVTEGKRQLSPQATLEIALRRIAAEPQEVSA, encoded by the coding sequence GTGAAGCCTCCCGCTCCCACCTTCAACCTGATCGACGCCCCCTGGCTCTCCCTGCGGCCCCTGGACGGCGGCCCCGTGCGCGAGGTCGGTCTGTGGGAGGCGTTGACGGAGGCCCGGTCGCACCAGCGCATCGACGACCCCTCGCCCCTCGTCACGGTCGCCCTGTTGCGCCTGTGCCTCGCCGTGCTGCATCGGGCTTTGCAGGGACCGAAGGACGCGGCGCAGGCGGCGGGGTGGTACAGGGACGGCTTCCCGGCGGGGCAGGTCGAGGCTTACCTGGACCGCTGGCAGGGCCGCTTCGACCTCTTCGGCGGGGCGCCCTTCTGGCAGGTGGCCGACCTGACGCCCGAGCTGGAGGACGGGCGGTACCGCAGCCACTGGACCCGCCTGGGCGCCGAGGTCGGGAGCGCGAACACGACGCCCCTGTTCAACCCGGCGGCGCGGCCCGGCGGCGAGCGGCGAGACGCCCTCTCCCTCGCCGGGGCGGCGCGGCGGCTGGTGGAGGCCCAGACCTTCATGCTGGGGGGGCTGATCAAACGCTTCACCACAGCGGCAAAAGCGGCCCCGGTGGCGACAGCGGCGCTGACCGTGCCCCAGGGCCGCACCCTGCATGAGACGCTGTGCCTGAACCTCGTGCCCCTCGCGGCGGGGGAGCTGGAGGCCGACCGGCCCGTCTGGGAGCGCGAACCCCTGACCGTGGCGGACGTGCGCGCGTACCACGAGCACGGGCGGACGCGGGCGCCCCAGGGTCCGGTGGACCGCTACACCTGGGTCAGCCGCAGCGTGCGCCTGCACCCCGAACCCGGCCCGGACGGCGGCGAGGTCGTGCGCGTGGTGGGCTTCGCGGCGGGCGTGCCCTTGGAGGGGAGCGGCGAGGGCGCGGGCCTGAACGTCGATCCCCACGTCGCCCTGCGCCCGGGCGGCGATCCCAGGGCCCCGGCCCTCTTCCCGCAGAAGCTCCGGCGCGAGGTACTGTTCTGGCGCGACCTCGCCGCCCTGCTCCCCGACCCGCAGGACACGGCCACCGTCACCGCCGCCGGGAAGGTGCGCTCGGTCCCGGGCGTGCCGCCTCGGGCCGTCGCCCACGCCCGGGAGGTGCTGAAGGCCCTCCGTCCTGCCCCGGCTCCCCCGCCGCCCGGCCTCTCCCGGGAGGAACGGCGGGCGTGGGTGGTGGAGGCAGCGCGTCGGAGCGGCGCCCAGCCTGTCATTCCCGTCAGCGTCTTCGGGCAGATCACCGACCAGGGCAAGGGCTTCGCCTTCCGCCAGGAGGAATACACCCTGCCGGAAGCCTTCGTGAACGACCCGGCGGCCTTCGCCAAGCAGATCCACACGGCGCTCAGCGACGCCAAGACCGTCGGGGAAGGATTACGGCAGGCCACGCGCCGCCTCGCCGGGGAGGTGCTGTCACGCGGCGGCACCCGCGAGCCGCACAAGGACGACGTGACGCGGCTGGCGGACGGACTGCCCACCCTCCCGACTTTCTGGGCGCGGCTGGAGGCGCCCTTCCGTGTCTACCTCGCGGCCCTCGACCTGGATGCGGGGGAGGCGCTGGCGGCGTGGCACCGGACCCTCACGCACGCGGCCTGGGACGCCTGGGCGCTCGCGCTGGAGGGGGTGGGCGACTCCCGGGCGAACGCCAGCGCGGCCTACCGCCCCCGCGTGACCGAGGGCAAACGTCAACTCTCCCCCCAGGCCACCCTGGAAATTGCGCTGAGAAGAATCGCCGCCGAGCCGCAGGAGGTCTCCGCATGA
- the cas2e gene encoding type I-E CRISPR-associated endoribonuclease Cas2e, whose amino-acid sequence MTLEAVPESLRGELARWLIEVQPGVYVGNASALVRDLLWDKAVQHTRRGRCTQVYRAQNEQGFVIRTHGDGARRVVSLDGYQLVAVRNARHAELSREYAPPEDDDKL is encoded by the coding sequence ATGACGCTGGAAGCCGTTCCTGAGAGCCTGCGCGGCGAGCTTGCCCGCTGGCTGATCGAGGTGCAGCCGGGCGTGTACGTCGGCAACGCCTCGGCCCTCGTCCGCGACCTGCTGTGGGACAAGGCCGTGCAGCACACGCGCCGGGGCCGCTGCACCCAGGTCTACCGGGCGCAGAACGAGCAGGGCTTCGTGATCCGCACCCACGGCGACGGCGCCCGCCGCGTCGTTAGCCTCGACGGCTATCAATTGGTCGCCGTTCGCAACGCCCGCCACGCGGAACTCAGCCGGGAGTATGCCCCTCCCGAGGACGATGACAAATTGTGA
- the casB gene encoding type I-E CRISPR-associated protein Cse2/CasB, whose protein sequence is MTSPPAEVPPEARFVQALSRLERGRLAELRRSLGDERPGQSAAWLEGVLLRSGLRLRDEDRSGREALYLLAGLYALIERPHEDEEETEDDGQERAGLSLGALLGRLYLDQGERPSTEKRFLALLDADRDGLAYQLRQAVTLLRAADRKPDWVRLLADVTRWTHPYAGDDVRRTWARDFYRHGTPARSADRPVPDDESEPADPPTPPRPADSADDEGERL, encoded by the coding sequence ATGACCAGCCCACCCGCCGAAGTCCCCCCGGAGGCCCGCTTCGTGCAGGCCCTCTCCCGCCTGGAGCGTGGGCGCCTCGCCGAGTTGCGCCGCAGCCTGGGCGACGAGCGGCCCGGCCAGAGCGCCGCGTGGCTGGAGGGCGTGCTCCTGCGCTCGGGCCTGCGCCTGCGCGACGAGGACCGCTCCGGGCGCGAGGCCCTGTACCTCCTCGCGGGCCTCTACGCCCTGATCGAGCGCCCGCACGAGGACGAGGAAGAGACGGAAGACGACGGGCAGGAACGCGCGGGCCTCTCCCTGGGTGCGCTCCTCGGTCGCCTCTACCTGGATCAGGGCGAGCGGCCCAGCACCGAGAAACGCTTCCTGGCCCTCCTCGACGCCGACCGCGACGGTCTGGCGTACCAGCTCCGGCAGGCGGTCACGCTGCTCAGGGCCGCCGACCGCAAGCCCGACTGGGTGCGCCTCCTCGCCGACGTGACGCGCTGGACTCATCCCTATGCCGGGGACGACGTGCGCCGAACGTGGGCGCGGGACTTCTACCGCCACGGGACGCCCGCCCGTTCTGCCGACCGCCCGGTCCCGGACGACGAATCCGAACCCGCCGACCCCCCCACCCCGCCCCGCCCTGCCGATTCCGCTGACGACGAAGGAGAGCGCCTGTGA
- a CDS encoding helix-turn-helix transcriptional regulator: MGDPLPQDPERHEPPSMNAQERSTWRKAQRLRLIEDHLRTQSMTSRELADLLREPIRTVQRALGDLEQMERGLEKQRDGKYHIPVRREPLDPVEVLTVHAAVRLLYHHAPAHHSRYISALHKIARDLPEATRRVLDESVVVNTARRSDDGTLERVALAWERHQVLRFDYKRPNGDLERGNELCVYFVEVSRANLAPYVIGLERRHRGQVRTFKLGRMLNPVTLSDTYTIPEEFNPRDYLTDAWGVIGGENPITVRLRFTPDAAYRVLEGGYPNASEPLIYADGSVELDIRAGTDNTGLPRELIPWILSWGPRVDVLGPEVVRRHWLGELRAALRQHGPEEVRS; encoded by the coding sequence GTGGGCGACCCCTTACCCCAGGACCCGGAACGGCACGAACCCCCGTCCATGAACGCGCAGGAACGCAGCACGTGGCGCAAAGCGCAGCGCCTGAGGCTGATCGAGGACCACTTGCGCACCCAGTCCATGACCAGCCGCGAACTTGCCGACCTGCTCCGCGAGCCCATCCGCACGGTCCAGCGGGCGCTCGGCGACCTCGAACAGATGGAGAGGGGGCTGGAGAAACAACGCGACGGGAAGTATCACATCCCCGTGCGCCGCGAGCCGCTCGATCCGGTGGAGGTGCTGACCGTCCACGCCGCCGTGCGGCTGCTGTACCACCACGCGCCCGCCCACCACAGCCGCTACATCAGCGCCCTGCACAAGATCGCCCGCGACCTGCCCGAGGCGACCCGGCGGGTGCTCGACGAGTCGGTGGTCGTCAACACGGCCCGGCGCAGCGACGACGGCACCCTGGAGCGGGTCGCCCTCGCCTGGGAGCGGCATCAGGTCCTGCGCTTCGACTACAAGCGCCCGAACGGCGACCTCGAACGCGGCAACGAACTCTGCGTGTACTTCGTGGAGGTCAGCCGCGCGAACCTCGCCCCCTACGTGATCGGGCTGGAGCGCAGGCACCGCGGCCAGGTCCGCACCTTCAAGCTCGGGCGGATGCTCAACCCCGTCACGTTGAGCGACACGTACACCATCCCCGAGGAGTTCAACCCCCGCGACTACCTCACCGACGCCTGGGGCGTGATCGGCGGCGAGAACCCCATCACCGTGCGGCTGCGCTTCACGCCCGACGCCGCCTACCGCGTCCTGGAGGGCGGCTATCCCAACGCCAGCGAGCCCCTGATCTACGCCGATGGCAGCGTCGAACTCGACATCCGCGCCGGGACCGACAACACGGGGCTCCCCCGCGAACTCATCCCCTGGATTCTCTCGTGGGGCCCGAGGGTGGATGTGCTCGGCCCGGAAGTCGTGCGGCGGCACTGGCTCGGCGAACTGCGCGCGGCGCTGCGGCAGCACGGGCCGGAGGAGGTGAGATCGTGA
- the cas5e gene encoding type I-E CRISPR-associated protein Cas5/CasD, with translation MTAPSTLLIPLAGPMQSWGTRSRFDDRDTEAEPSKSGVLGLCAAALGLDRAEPVSHLASLAFGVRVDREGTLRHDYHTAQLHPGERRASTSLTRRAYLADAAFWAGLQGDPALLGEVHAALKNPHWPLALGRKSFPPSLPLWRPDALRGEALLPALRAAPTLRGEREARRGTLNAPYRLVVDARAVPDPGRDAAPGVRRDDPTAPFAVRRYALRDVLTWSEALALSLEEAS, from the coding sequence GTGACGGCCCCCTCCACCCTGCTCATCCCCCTCGCCGGACCAATGCAGTCCTGGGGCACCCGCTCGCGCTTCGACGACCGCGACACCGAGGCCGAGCCCAGCAAGAGCGGCGTGCTGGGCCTGTGCGCCGCGGCCCTCGGCCTCGACCGCGCCGAACCTGTGAGCCACCTCGCCTCCCTCGCCTTCGGGGTGCGGGTGGACCGCGAGGGCACCCTCCGGCACGACTACCACACGGCGCAGCTCCACCCCGGCGAGCGCCGCGCGAGCACCAGCCTGACCCGCCGCGCCTACCTCGCCGACGCGGCCTTCTGGGCGGGCTTGCAGGGGGACCCGGCGCTGCTGGGCGAAGTCCACGCCGCCCTCAAGAATCCACACTGGCCCCTCGCGCTGGGCCGCAAGAGCTTTCCGCCGTCGCTGCCCCTCTGGAGGCCGGACGCCCTGCGGGGAGAGGCGCTGCTCCCCGCCCTGCGTGCCGCCCCCACCCTGCGCGGCGAACGGGAGGCGCGACGGGGAACCTTGAATGCCCCGTACCGCCTCGTGGTGGACGCCCGCGCCGTGCCCGACCCTGGCCGGGACGCGGCCCCCGGCGTGCGGCGCGACGACCCGACCGCCCCCTTCGCCGTTCGGCGCTACGCCCTGCGCGACGTGCTGACCTGGAGCGAGGCCCTCGCCCTGAGCCTGGAGGAGGCGTCGTGA
- the cas1e gene encoding type I-E CRISPR-associated endonuclease Cas1e, giving the protein MTDPSNAIIWQRQNLRELPKFRDGTGYLYLEHTRLEQDGRGVRAYHPEGMLTIPVASLSVLLLGPGCSVSHEAVKALSDTGCSLLWVGEEGVRLYASGLGETRSAARLHRQATLWANPQSRLRVVRQMYAMRFPEGLPDDLTLQQIRGREGARMRDAYARYSAAHGVRWETRQYKQQDWNRATPINKAVSAGNACLYGLAHAAILSMGYSPALGFVHTGKLLSFVYDVADLYKVEVVLPIAFREAATPGDDLERRVRTGLRDHMTRLRLLERMAADLVHLLGGDDPDPEPSAPGDLWDPSGNAVGGRNYAGDDAGSRS; this is encoded by the coding sequence ATGACCGACCCCTCGAACGCGATCATCTGGCAGCGGCAAAACCTGCGCGAGCTGCCCAAGTTCCGCGACGGCACGGGTTACCTCTACCTCGAACACACCCGCCTGGAGCAAGACGGGCGGGGCGTACGCGCCTACCACCCCGAGGGGATGCTCACCATTCCGGTTGCCAGCCTGAGTGTCCTCCTCCTCGGCCCCGGGTGCAGCGTGAGCCACGAGGCGGTCAAGGCCCTCTCCGACACGGGCTGCTCGCTGCTCTGGGTCGGGGAGGAAGGCGTGCGGCTGTACGCGAGCGGCCTGGGCGAGACCCGCAGCGCGGCCCGCCTCCACCGCCAAGCGACGTTGTGGGCCAATCCACAGAGCCGCTTGAGGGTCGTGCGGCAGATGTACGCGATGCGTTTTCCGGAGGGGCTGCCGGACGACCTGACCCTCCAGCAGATTCGTGGGCGCGAGGGGGCGCGGATGCGGGACGCCTACGCCCGCTACAGCGCCGCCCACGGGGTGAGGTGGGAGACGAGGCAGTACAAGCAGCAGGACTGGAACCGCGCCACACCGATCAACAAGGCGGTCAGCGCGGGGAACGCCTGTCTGTACGGCCTCGCGCACGCGGCGATCCTCAGCATGGGGTACAGCCCGGCCCTGGGCTTCGTCCACACCGGGAAGCTGCTGTCCTTCGTGTACGACGTGGCGGACCTCTACAAGGTCGAGGTGGTTCTCCCCATCGCCTTCCGCGAGGCGGCCACGCCCGGCGACGATCTGGAGAGGCGCGTCCGCACCGGACTGCGTGACCACATGACCCGGCTGCGCCTCCTCGAACGCATGGCGGCGGACCTCGTTCACCTCCTCGGCGGCGACGACCCGGACCCCGAGCCGAGCGCACCGGGCGACCTGTGGGACCCCTCGGGCAACGCGGTGGGAGGCCGCAACTATGCTGGTGATGACGCTGGAAGCCGTTCCTGA
- the cas7e gene encoding type I-E CRISPR-associated protein Cas7/Cse4/CasC yields the protein MKALLELHYLQNFAPSNLNRDDTGSPKDAYFGGVRRARISSQSFKRAMRMDFRERELLGRDELGERTKRAHEAVARRLAERGHGEEEARRAAENALQTMGTQKQMKITKDGKTEYLAFLGREELEKLAEVIHRSFDLFSATRYKPEKDTKATLEACLINNGEGKNAVDIALFGRMLANLPDKNADAAAQVAHAIGTHALRGREFDFYTAVDDLKPGDTAGADMLGTVEFGSATFYRYACLDLAKLRENLGGDTDLALRGLRAFLYASVFAAPTGKQNTFAAHNLPSLLVQVVRENASPRNLANAFEDSRFRKEEREDGEGYMLPSINRLASEMDWQNRVFGDTGNGRYISRHETEKVHIFGDRIDSVDALIEATLADVRSLYARLGG from the coding sequence GTGAAAGCCCTGCTCGAACTCCACTACCTGCAAAACTTCGCGCCCAGCAACCTCAACCGCGACGACACGGGCAGCCCCAAGGACGCCTACTTCGGCGGGGTGCGCCGCGCCCGCATCAGCAGCCAGTCGTTCAAGCGGGCGATGCGGATGGACTTCCGGGAGCGCGAACTCCTGGGCAGAGACGAGCTGGGCGAGCGCACGAAGCGGGCACACGAGGCGGTTGCGAGGCGGCTGGCGGAGCGCGGCCACGGCGAGGAGGAGGCGCGGCGGGCGGCTGAGAACGCTTTGCAGACGATGGGCACGCAAAAGCAGATGAAAATCACCAAGGACGGCAAGACGGAGTACCTGGCTTTCCTGGGCCGGGAGGAGCTGGAGAAGCTGGCCGAAGTCATCCACCGGAGCTTCGACCTGTTCAGCGCAACGAGATACAAGCCGGAGAAGGACACCAAGGCGACCCTCGAAGCCTGCCTGATCAACAACGGCGAGGGCAAAAATGCCGTGGATATCGCTCTTTTTGGGCGAATGCTTGCGAACCTCCCCGACAAGAACGCCGACGCCGCCGCGCAGGTGGCGCACGCGATAGGCACCCACGCCCTGCGCGGGCGGGAATTCGACTTCTACACGGCGGTGGACGACCTCAAGCCCGGGGACACCGCGGGGGCCGACATGCTGGGGACGGTGGAGTTCGGCAGCGCGACCTTCTACCGCTACGCCTGCCTCGACCTGGCGAAGCTGCGGGAGAACCTGGGCGGCGACACCGACCTCGCCCTGCGCGGCCTGCGCGCCTTCCTGTACGCCTCGGTCTTCGCCGCGCCGACGGGCAAGCAGAACACCTTCGCGGCGCACAACCTCCCCAGCCTCCTCGTGCAGGTGGTCCGCGAGAACGCCAGCCCCCGCAACCTCGCCAACGCCTTCGAGGACAGCCGATTCCGTAAGGAGGAGAGGGAGGACGGCGAGGGGTACATGCTTCCAAGCATCAACCGGCTTGCTTCCGAGATGGACTGGCAAAACCGTGTCTTTGGGGACACCGGAAACGGTCGTTACATCTCCAGACACGAGACGGAAAAGGTTCACATCTTTGGAGACAGGATAGACAGCGTGGACGCCCTGATCGAGGCGACCCTGGCGGACGTGCGGAGCCTCTACGCGCGGCTGGGCGGGTGA
- the cas6e gene encoding type I-E CRISPR-associated protein Cas6/Cse3/CasE yields MYLSRLVLDDRHRQAFRDLQSPYALHQTLRWAFPGAGEGGAPLPDGERVLWRQEGSAVLVQSLTLPDWEALEDRHPGYLRHSACKPLDLAAALTPGRPLRFHLRANVTVRRLDEQGRSRRHALHGPQEQLGWLHRQGERGGFRVRGADLLHSGSLRTRKGAQTLTLHTVTFDGLIDVSDGAALLGAVRGGLGHAKALGCGLLSLAPAGGAP; encoded by the coding sequence ATGTACCTCTCCCGCCTCGTGCTCGACGACCGCCACCGTCAGGCGTTCCGCGACCTGCAAAGCCCCTACGCGCTGCATCAGACCCTGCGCTGGGCCTTCCCCGGCGCGGGCGAGGGGGGGGCACCCCTGCCTGACGGCGAGCGCGTCCTGTGGCGGCAGGAGGGAAGCGCGGTCCTGGTGCAGAGCCTCACGCTCCCCGACTGGGAGGCGCTGGAGGACCGTCACCCCGGTTACCTGCGCCACAGCGCGTGCAAGCCCCTCGACCTCGCCGCCGCGCTCACGCCGGGCCGTCCCCTGCGTTTTCACCTGCGCGCGAACGTGACGGTTCGCAGGCTGGACGAGCAGGGTCGCAGCCGCCGCCACGCCCTGCACGGGCCGCAGGAACAGCTCGGCTGGCTCCACCGCCAGGGGGAACGCGGCGGCTTCCGGGTGCGGGGCGCGGACCTGCTCCACAGCGGCTCCCTCCGCACCCGCAAGGGCGCCCAGACCCTCACCCTTCACACCGTCACCTTCGACGGGTTGATCGACGTGAGCGACGGCGCGGCGCTGCTCGGGGCCGTGCGGGGCGGCCTGGGCCACGCCAAGGCGCTGGGCTGCGGGTTGCTGAGCCTCGCGCCCGCCGGAGGTGCCCCATGA
- a CDS encoding response regulator produces the protein MKAIDILLVEDNAADILLTEEAFSEADFPHALHLARDGVEALAFLRREGEHSGAPRPDVILLDLNMPRMGGLEVLDVLKVDQDLRNIPIIVLTTSRAEQDIWRSYNLHANAYIPKPVTLEEFVEVIRSLGAFWFATAALPPDHQP, from the coding sequence ATGAAGGCCATCGACATTCTCCTCGTCGAGGACAACGCCGCCGACATCCTGCTGACCGAGGAGGCCTTCAGCGAGGCCGACTTTCCCCACGCGCTGCACCTCGCCCGGGATGGGGTCGAGGCCCTGGCCTTCCTGCGCCGCGAGGGCGAGCACTCGGGAGCCCCGCGCCCCGACGTGATCCTCCTCGACCTGAACATGCCCCGCATGGGCGGCCTGGAGGTCCTCGACGTGCTCAAGGTGGACCAGGACCTGCGCAATATCCCGATTATCGTCCTCACCACCTCGCGTGCCGAGCAGGACATCTGGCGCAGCTACAACCTGCACGCCAACGCCTACATCCCCAAGCCCGTCACCCTGGAGGAATTCGTCGAGGTCATCCGCTCCTTGGGCGCCTTCTGGTTCGCCACGGCGGCCCTGCCCCCCGACCACCAGCCGTAA